One stretch of Deinococcus carri DNA includes these proteins:
- a CDS encoding DUF4139 domain-containing protein, which translates to MRRIVTAALALSLGMASAADLRIYPSFTEVREPVRATGPTLTISLPEAAWAGLIPGTLDLDGLSFSSAVQRQEANWLASLEGKTVYVKKEDGTLEPVTLVRARDLLVRDAQGRYRTVRYEDLVFEVAPPLNPQTPSQALTFTLPQPGAGTLTYLTRAVTWSPRYTLKAGTGGAQLSALADIRNMADLPYDVKGTELYAGDVEVQGQPVPAPYMALRAEVTASSGAADAAAPKINALGELRGLYRYALSTPFTLPANSTVTLPFLTPKLTQFERYAGLNTYFTPQNTDGTLSRFYRLKADQRLPGGSLTVREEGRIVGQTQISETARGEEIEFSLGNDPDVRYTRAVQTVSSEKNDKGNVVRTTYKVTYTFENGKDRPVRAEVTERVGGRRITIDGVVRGQNPAAELRVDVPANGKATKTFTLVVDNS; encoded by the coding sequence ATGAGGAGAATTGTGACGGCAGCACTGGCACTGAGCCTGGGTATGGCCTCGGCAGCGGACCTCCGCATCTATCCCAGCTTCACCGAGGTGCGCGAACCCGTGCGCGCGACTGGGCCGACGCTGACGATCAGCCTGCCGGAAGCGGCCTGGGCGGGCCTGATTCCCGGCACGCTGGACCTCGACGGCCTGAGCTTTTCCAGCGCGGTGCAGCGGCAGGAGGCGAACTGGCTCGCCTCGCTGGAGGGCAAGACCGTCTATGTGAAGAAGGAGGACGGGACGCTGGAACCCGTCACCCTGGTCCGCGCCCGTGACCTGCTGGTGCGGGACGCGCAGGGCCGTTACCGCACGGTGCGCTACGAGGACCTGGTGTTCGAGGTGGCCCCGCCCCTGAACCCGCAGACCCCCTCGCAGGCCCTGACCTTCACGCTGCCGCAGCCGGGGGCGGGCACGCTGACCTACCTCACGCGGGCCGTGACGTGGTCGCCGCGCTATACCCTCAAGGCGGGCACGGGCGGGGCACAGCTCTCGGCCCTGGCGGACATCCGTAACATGGCCGACCTGCCCTACGACGTGAAGGGGACCGAGCTGTACGCCGGGGACGTGGAGGTGCAGGGGCAGCCGGTGCCCGCGCCCTACATGGCCCTGAGGGCCGAGGTGACGGCGAGTAGCGGCGCTGCCGATGCGGCCGCCCCCAAGATCAACGCCCTGGGGGAACTGCGCGGCCTGTACCGCTACGCCCTCTCCACGCCCTTCACGCTGCCCGCCAACAGCACGGTGACGCTGCCCTTCCTGACGCCTAAGCTGACGCAGTTCGAGCGTTACGCGGGGCTGAACACCTACTTCACGCCGCAGAACACCGACGGTACCCTCAGCCGTTTCTACCGCCTGAAGGCCGATCAGCGCCTGCCCGGCGGCAGCCTGACCGTGCGCGAGGAGGGCCGCATCGTGGGGCAGACCCAGATTTCCGAGACGGCGCGGGGCGAGGAAATCGAGTTCAGCCTCGGCAACGACCCCGACGTGCGCTACACGCGGGCCGTGCAGACCGTCAGCAGCGAGAAGAACGACAAGGGCAACGTCGTGCGGACCACCTACAAGGTCACCTACACCTTCGAGAACGGCAAGGATCGCCCCGTCCGCGCCGAGGTCACGGAGCGCGTCGGCGGCCGCCGCATCACCATCGACGGCGTCGTCAGGGGCCAGAACCCCGCCGCCGAGCTGCGTGTGGACGTGCCCGCGAACGGCAAGGCGACGAAGACGTTCACGCTGGTGGTGGACAACAGCTAG
- a CDS encoding dipeptide ABC transporter ATP-binding protein — MTTTIATAETSDRRVMPAAGETLLDVQNLEKFFPIRGGLLSRVVGNVKAVNDVSFRLGRGEVVGLVGESGSGKTTAGRAILRLIEPTGGQVIFNGTDITKLGKSQMRDYRREMQIIFQDPFASLNPRMTVSDIIGEAMQIHNLNPGKQRVERIAELLEKVGLRPEHMRRYPHEFSGGQRQRIGIARALAVDPSFIVADEPVSALDVSIQAQVVNLLQDLQEELGLTVLFIAHDLAVVEYICDRIIVMYLGRIMEIAPSRELNNNPKHPYTEALLSAAPVPDPTVKRQRIILEGDIPSPINPPSGCVFRTRCRYAIDDCAKIVPELREVAPNHFKACIRDDIL; from the coding sequence ATGACGACCACCATTGCGACGGCTGAAACCAGCGACCGGCGCGTGATGCCTGCCGCGGGCGAGACGCTGCTGGACGTGCAGAACCTGGAAAAGTTCTTCCCGATTCGCGGCGGGCTGCTCTCGCGCGTCGTGGGCAACGTCAAGGCCGTCAACGACGTGTCGTTCCGGCTGGGCCGCGGCGAGGTGGTCGGCCTGGTGGGTGAGTCCGGCTCGGGCAAGACCACGGCAGGCCGCGCGATTCTGCGCCTGATCGAGCCGACCGGCGGCCAGGTGATTTTCAACGGGACCGACATCACCAAGCTTGGCAAGAGCCAGATGCGCGACTACCGCCGGGAGATGCAGATCATCTTCCAGGACCCCTTTGCCAGCCTCAACCCGCGCATGACGGTTTCCGACATCATCGGTGAGGCCATGCAGATTCACAACCTGAATCCCGGCAAGCAGCGCGTCGAGCGCATCGCGGAGCTGCTGGAAAAGGTGGGCCTGCGTCCCGAGCACATGCGCCGCTATCCGCACGAGTTTTCGGGCGGTCAGCGTCAGCGCATCGGGATTGCGCGTGCGCTGGCGGTGGACCCCAGCTTTATCGTGGCCGACGAGCCGGTGTCGGCGCTGGACGTGTCCATCCAGGCGCAGGTGGTCAACCTGCTGCAAGACCTTCAGGAAGAACTGGGCCTGACGGTGCTGTTCATCGCGCACGACCTGGCGGTGGTGGAGTACATCTGCGACCGCATCATCGTGATGTACCTGGGCCGCATCATGGAAATCGCGCCCAGCCGCGAGCTGAACAACAATCCCAAGCACCCCTACACGGAAGCGCTGCTCTCGGCCGCACCCGTGCCCGACCCGACGGTGAAGCGCCAGCGCATCATTCTCGAAGGCGACATTCCCAGCCCCATCAACCCGCCCTCGGGCTGCGTGTTCCGCACCCGCTGCCGCTACGCCATCGACGACTGCGCCAAGATCGTGCCGGAACTGCGCGAAGTCGCCCCCAACCACTTCAAAGCCTGCATCCGCGACGACATTCTGTAA
- a CDS encoding ABC transporter ATP-binding protein, with protein sequence MTHQGEVLLAVNGLKTYFSTDEGVVKSVDGVTFHIKKGETLAVVGESGSGKSVTSLSIMRLIPMPPGKIVEGEVLFTGKDGVQKDIVKLSEAEMRKIRGNDISMIFQEPMTSLNPVYTVGDQIAEAVILHQGKNKKEAMGVATDMLRFVGIPAPEKRVNEYPHQMSGGMRQRVMIAMALSCNPALLIADEPTTALDVTIQAQILDLMRKLQRDIGMSILFITHNLGVVAEMADRVVVMYGGRVVEEGDVVEIFKAPRHPYTMGLLNSIPRPGENAHVAGQPKQRLEAIPGNVPNPLNLPRGCSFEPRCKFAVEACREAVPPLFDTGGGHTARCIRWQEFEQVQQEVTA encoded by the coding sequence ATGACCCATCAGGGTGAAGTGTTGCTGGCCGTCAATGGCCTGAAGACGTACTTCAGCACCGACGAAGGTGTAGTGAAGAGTGTGGACGGGGTGACCTTCCACATCAAGAAGGGCGAGACGCTCGCCGTGGTGGGGGAGTCGGGGTCGGGCAAGAGCGTGACCAGCCTCAGCATCATGCGGCTGATTCCGATGCCCCCCGGCAAGATCGTGGAAGGTGAGGTGCTGTTCACCGGCAAGGACGGCGTCCAAAAGGACATCGTGAAGCTGTCGGAAGCCGAGATGCGCAAGATTCGCGGCAACGACATCTCCATGATCTTCCAGGAACCGATGACCAGTCTGAACCCGGTCTATACCGTGGGCGACCAGATTGCCGAGGCGGTGATCCTGCACCAGGGCAAGAACAAGAAAGAAGCGATGGGCGTGGCGACCGACATGCTGCGTTTCGTGGGGATTCCCGCGCCCGAAAAGCGCGTGAACGAGTACCCGCACCAGATGTCCGGTGGGATGCGCCAGCGCGTGATGATCGCGATGGCCCTCTCGTGCAACCCGGCGCTCCTGATTGCCGACGAGCCGACCACCGCGCTCGACGTGACCATCCAGGCGCAGATTCTGGACCTGATGCGCAAGCTCCAGCGCGATATCGGCATGAGCATCCTGTTCATCACGCACAACCTCGGGGTGGTGGCCGAGATGGCCGACCGCGTGGTGGTGATGTACGGCGGGCGCGTGGTCGAGGAAGGCGACGTGGTGGAGATCTTCAAGGCCCCCCGCCATCCCTACACCATGGGGCTGCTGAACTCGATCCCGCGCCCCGGCGAGAATGCCCACGTGGCCGGCCAGCCCAAGCAGCGCCTGGAGGCCATTCCCGGCAACGTGCCCAACCCGCTGAATCTGCCGCGGGGCTGCTCCTTCGAGCCGCGCTGCAAGTTCGCGGTGGAGGCCTGCCGCGAGGCCGTACCGCCGCTGTTCGATACCGGGGGCGGGCATACCGCCCGCTGCATCCGCTGGCAGGAGTTTGAACAGGTGCAGCAGGAGGTGACCGCATGA
- a CDS encoding ABC transporter permease codes for MTTTAPTTARKSRSQSQWSIVWSQFKRNPLARAGLILLGLLYLMALLAGFLAPYGLTEYSTSDRISWAPPTPIHWRDAQGNFGPYVYGIKRDIDMETFRDKYVEDTSVTCPVKFFQTHPGMENRTYRFLGFIPTSLKLFSVDAPCKLYLWGSDSYGRDQFSRVMYGSQISLSIGIIASVLTVILGLIMGGIAGYFRGVADTVIMRLVEVLSAIPELFLLITLRALFPINSDPILVFYLVIGILSLIGWGGLARIVRGQILSVRELDYVQAATALGASDSRIIGKHLLPSTATYIIIYLSLAIPGFILGESGLSFIGIGIVEPFASWGSLLGVAQAGGFESIDARPWTLIPGVFIVLAVLGWQFVGDGLRDAFDPRRRR; via the coding sequence GTGACCACCACCGCCCCCACCACTGCCCGCAAGTCCCGCTCCCAGAGCCAGTGGAGCATCGTCTGGAGCCAGTTCAAGCGCAACCCGCTGGCCCGCGCCGGCCTGATCCTGCTGGGCCTGCTGTACCTGATGGCGCTGCTGGCCGGTTTTCTCGCGCCCTACGGCCTGACGGAATACAGCACCTCCGACCGTATCAGCTGGGCACCCCCGACGCCGATTCACTGGCGCGATGCACAGGGAAACTTCGGTCCCTACGTTTACGGCATCAAGCGCGACATAGATATGGAAACCTTCCGCGACAAGTACGTCGAGGATACGTCCGTGACCTGCCCGGTGAAGTTCTTCCAGACGCACCCAGGGATGGAGAACCGCACCTACCGCTTCCTGGGCTTCATTCCCACCAGCCTGAAGCTGTTCAGCGTGGATGCGCCCTGCAAGCTGTACCTGTGGGGCAGCGATTCCTACGGGCGCGACCAGTTTTCCCGCGTGATGTACGGCTCGCAGATCAGCCTGAGCATCGGCATCATCGCCTCGGTCCTGACCGTGATTCTCGGGCTGATCATGGGCGGCATCGCCGGGTACTTCCGCGGCGTGGCCGACACGGTGATCATGCGTCTGGTCGAGGTGCTCTCGGCCATTCCCGAACTGTTCCTGCTGATCACGCTGCGCGCCCTGTTCCCGATCAACTCCGACCCCATTCTGGTGTTCTACCTGGTGATCGGCATCCTGTCGCTGATCGGCTGGGGGGGCCTGGCCCGCATCGTGCGGGGTCAGATTCTCTCGGTGCGTGAGCTGGACTACGTGCAGGCCGCGACGGCCCTGGGCGCGAGCGACAGCCGGATCATCGGCAAGCACCTGCTGCCCAGCACCGCCACTTACATCATCATCTACCTGTCGCTCGCCATTCCCGGCTTCATTCTGGGCGAGAGCGGCCTGAGCTTTATCGGCATCGGGATCGTGGAGCCGTTCGCTTCCTGGGGGAGCCTGCTGGGTGTGGCGCAGGCAGGCGGTTTCGAGAGCATCGATGCCCGGCCCTGGACCCTGATTCCCGGCGTGTTTATCGTGCTCGCGGTGCTGGGCTGGCAGTTTGTGGGTGACGGTCTGCGTGACGCCTTCGACCCCCGCCGCCGCCGCTGA